A region of Streptomyces sp. NBC_01788 DNA encodes the following proteins:
- a CDS encoding SigE family RNA polymerase sigma factor, producing MPQYERFAGSSGSTDFAAYASAAWTRLLRTAVLLTGDHHEAEDLVQTTLAKVYARWGRIPPDDVDLYVRRSLVNNNLSRIRRRRVTHLLMPFLPERVHQPDNGHAESVERRAAVTQALATLSARQRTVLVLRYWEDLPETAIAEVLDCSLGTVKTHARRGLAALRSHPAFAAFAASPASDRSHPVTGAS from the coding sequence GTGCCGCAGTACGAGAGATTCGCAGGCTCCTCCGGGAGCACCGACTTCGCCGCCTACGCCAGTGCGGCCTGGACCCGTCTGCTACGGACCGCCGTCCTGCTCACCGGCGACCACCACGAAGCCGAGGATCTCGTGCAGACCACCCTGGCCAAGGTGTACGCGCGCTGGGGGCGCATCCCGCCCGACGACGTCGACCTCTACGTACGACGCTCCCTCGTCAACAACAACCTCAGCCGGATCCGCAGAAGACGGGTCACGCATCTGCTGATGCCGTTCCTGCCCGAGCGGGTGCATCAGCCGGACAACGGCCACGCCGAGTCCGTCGAGCGCCGCGCCGCGGTCACGCAGGCGCTCGCCACTCTCTCCGCCCGGCAGCGGACGGTGCTCGTGCTGCGCTACTGGGAGGACCTTCCCGAAACCGCCATCGCCGAGGTGCTCGACTGCTCGCTCGGAACGGTCAAGACCCATGCGCGGCGCGGCCTCGCGGCTCTGCGCTCCCACCCGGCCTTCGCGGCCTTCGCCGCATCCCCCGCCTCCGACCGCTCCCACCCCGTCACCGGAGCCAGCTGA
- a CDS encoding carbohydrate ABC transporter permease: MSAHSTAARAQGRPVLGRFPRPLRILGYALVVGLGLLYVLPFAIQLATGFKTDPDAANHPLGLFPVTPTTAAYQRLFGISQAGEGVPFLRWLGNSVFVAVVITAGRVLFASMAGYALARLRFPGRTLLFGFLLTIIAVPPVVLLIPRFLVLNAFGLFDTYAAMILPLLVDAAQVFIMKQFFESIPREVEEAARVDGAGVFRTFWSVVLPMARPALITVTILAFQGSWNEFTHYLVATQSSQYETLTTGLARMVSGSLGGGTQYPLKLAAALLSTLPVAILFFSFQRHFVQGANAGAVKD; encoded by the coding sequence ATGAGCGCGCATTCCACGGCCGCCCGGGCGCAGGGGCGTCCGGTGCTCGGGCGCTTTCCCCGGCCCCTGCGGATCCTCGGGTACGCGCTGGTGGTGGGGCTCGGGCTGCTGTATGTCCTGCCGTTCGCCATCCAGTTGGCGACCGGGTTCAAGACGGACCCGGACGCGGCGAACCATCCGCTCGGGCTGTTCCCGGTCACTCCGACGACCGCTGCCTACCAGCGGCTGTTCGGGATCAGCCAGGCCGGGGAGGGTGTGCCGTTCCTGCGCTGGCTGGGCAACTCGGTGTTCGTCGCGGTCGTCATCACCGCGGGGCGGGTGCTGTTCGCCTCCATGGCCGGGTACGCGCTGGCCCGGCTGCGCTTCCCGGGCCGCACCCTGCTGTTCGGGTTCCTGCTCACGATCATCGCAGTGCCGCCCGTGGTGCTGCTGATCCCGCGGTTCCTGGTGCTCAACGCCTTCGGGCTGTTCGACACCTACGCGGCCATGATCCTGCCGCTGCTGGTGGACGCGGCGCAGGTGTTCATCATGAAGCAGTTCTTCGAGTCGATCCCCCGGGAGGTGGAGGAGGCCGCGCGGGTCGACGGCGCCGGTGTCTTCCGCACCTTCTGGTCGGTCGTCCTGCCGATGGCCCGGCCGGCCCTGATCACCGTGACGATCCTGGCCTTCCAGGGCTCCTGGAACGAGTTCACCCACTACCTGGTGGCCACCCAGTCCAGCCAGTACGAAACCCTGACCACCGGCCTCGCCCGCATGGTCTCCGGCAGCCTGGGCGGCGGCACCCAGTACCCCCTGAAACTCGCCGCGGCCCTCCTGTCCACCCTCCCCGTGGCCATCCTCTTCTTCTCCTTCCAACGCCACTTCGTCCAGGGCGCGAACGCGGGAGCGGTCAAGGACTAG
- a CDS encoding D-2-hydroxyacid dehydrogenase family protein, with protein MPLRCAVLDDFQDAALASADWSPVEDRVEIVTFREHLTDENELAGVLADFDIVVTLRERIPFPATLFDRLPRLQLLVASGMRNSVIDYAAAERHGVTVCGTGSSSTPPVELTWALLLGLARNLVTENNALREGGPWQSTVGADLQGRRLGLLGLGKIGSRVAQVGLAFGMRVSAWSQNLTEDRTKEVGVELASSKEELLSASDFVSVHLALSDRTRGLLGATELALLKPTAYLINTSRAAVVDQDALLAALHEGRIAGAGVDVFDVEPLPADHPMRTAPHLLATPHLGYVSQANYATYYGDAVEDIQAYLAGNPVRTLG; from the coding sequence ATGCCCCTGCGCTGCGCCGTGCTCGACGACTTCCAGGACGCCGCCCTCGCCTCCGCCGACTGGAGCCCGGTCGAGGACCGGGTGGAGATCGTCACGTTCCGCGAGCACCTCACCGACGAGAACGAACTCGCCGGTGTCCTCGCCGACTTCGACATCGTCGTCACCCTGCGCGAGCGGATCCCCTTCCCGGCCACGCTGTTCGATCGTCTGCCCCGCCTGCAGCTGCTCGTCGCCTCCGGCATGCGCAACTCGGTCATCGACTACGCCGCCGCCGAGCGCCACGGCGTCACCGTGTGCGGGACCGGCAGCTCCTCCACGCCGCCGGTGGAACTGACCTGGGCGCTGCTGCTCGGCCTCGCCCGCAACCTGGTGACCGAGAACAACGCGCTGCGCGAGGGCGGCCCCTGGCAGTCCACCGTGGGCGCCGACCTCCAGGGCCGCCGCCTCGGCCTGCTCGGCCTCGGTAAGATCGGCAGCCGCGTCGCACAGGTGGGCCTCGCCTTCGGGATGCGGGTCAGCGCCTGGAGCCAGAATCTCACCGAGGACCGCACCAAGGAGGTAGGCGTCGAACTCGCCTCCTCCAAGGAGGAGTTGCTGTCGGCGAGCGACTTCGTCTCCGTCCACCTCGCGCTGAGCGACCGCACCCGCGGCCTGCTGGGAGCCACCGAACTCGCCCTCCTCAAGCCCACCGCCTACCTGATCAACACCTCCCGCGCCGCCGTCGTCGACCAGGACGCGCTGCTCGCCGCCCTGCACGAGGGCCGTATCGCCGGCGCCGGCGTGGACGTGTTCGACGTCGAACCACTCCCCGCCGACCACCCGATGCGCACCGCCCCACACCTGCTCGCCACCCCCCACCTCGGCTACGTCTCGCAGGCCAACTACGCGACCTACTACGGCGACGCGGTGGAAGACATCCAGGCCTACCTGGCCGGCAACCCGGTACGCACCCTGGGCTGA
- a CDS encoding RraA family protein — translation MTDAMKDATGPTAPAAGFADIPTTTLADLLGRAQVMDIGVRPLWSPVPRVAGPAFTVRCPPGDNLMLHAAIHRAAPGSVIVVESGDLDYALAGGNVCAVAQRRGVAAFVLDGLIRDLGEVREAGFPVFARGVIPIPGGKKAVEPLNTEVTCGGAKVNAGDVVVADEEGVVVVPAARREEILAAARAKLAKEADETLDAWEAAHHARVEGILREQGFEE, via the coding sequence ATGACGGACGCCATGAAGGACGCCACCGGCCCCACCGCTCCCGCCGCCGGTTTCGCGGACATCCCGACGACCACGCTGGCCGACCTCCTCGGCCGGGCGCAGGTCATGGACATCGGCGTCCGCCCACTGTGGTCGCCGGTGCCGCGCGTGGCCGGGCCGGCCTTCACCGTGCGGTGCCCTCCCGGTGACAACCTCATGCTGCACGCGGCCATTCACCGTGCCGCCCCGGGCTCCGTCATCGTCGTCGAGTCCGGCGACCTGGACTACGCCCTGGCGGGCGGCAACGTGTGCGCCGTGGCTCAGCGCCGCGGCGTCGCGGCCTTCGTGCTGGACGGTCTGATCCGCGATCTGGGCGAGGTCCGCGAGGCGGGCTTCCCCGTGTTCGCCCGGGGCGTCATCCCGATCCCGGGCGGCAAGAAGGCCGTGGAGCCGCTGAACACGGAGGTGACCTGCGGCGGGGCGAAGGTGAACGCCGGCGACGTCGTGGTCGCCGACGAGGAGGGCGTCGTGGTCGTCCCGGCCGCCCGCCGCGAGGAGATCCTCGCCGCCGCACGGGCGAAGCTGGCCAAGGAGGCGGACGAGACCCTCGACGCGTGGGAGGCGGCCCACCACGCCCGTGTCGAAGGGATCCTACGCGAGCAGGGCTTCGAGGAGTGA
- a CDS encoding amylo-alpha-1,6-glucosidase — protein MDSTVKTPDANGSVTPPPAVTEGLQPFLHDAVVTLYAPSFVISRADGAFDGGADGFFHGDRRALSRLTVTAEGIPLAPVGHGLRGADRADFRSILRGLGEVTADPAVALHRRRTTTAGGLEEVLDVTNAGTQSVRFRLTVTAGTDLATMEQVKSGRPARAASAQAAGTGELSWASDGFAVRLVSDPAPDTLDVPTGRLSYDIALDPGASWTVTLRCTAAHADGDQFPAPPAGALPWRTPVLRSADRGLDRWLEQSLADLDRLRLTDPRSPGDRPDQFLAAGAPWFLTLFGRDSLWAARMLLPLGTELAAGTLRTLARRQGGVTDPASEEQPGKILHEVRRDTSAFSDTFSLPPVYYGTVDATPLWISLLHDAWRWGLASEQVERMLPHAESALAWMRDQGDAGGDGFLKYVDQSGRGLANQGWKDSGDSIRYRDGSLAQPPIALCEVQAYAYEAARGGAALLRSFGRPGADEWEEWADRLATRFRERFWVEDERGPYPAVALDGDGRPADSVTSGFGHLLGTGLLNDEESALLAARLSGGDLDSGHGLRTLSSEAAGYNPYGYHIGSIWPHDTAIAVHGLVRSGFPDAAASLADGLLTASAAFEARLPELFAGHGAEAGPRPAPYPASCRPQAWAAASSVLVLQSALGLSADIPAGTLTVAPGFARAYGPLTVTGLEAGGKRLDIAVKGDGSVEVSAPEGVTVING, from the coding sequence TTGGACTCGACTGTCAAGACCCCGGACGCCAACGGCTCGGTCACGCCGCCCCCCGCGGTGACCGAGGGCCTTCAGCCGTTCCTGCACGACGCGGTCGTCACGCTGTACGCGCCCAGCTTCGTGATCTCACGCGCCGACGGGGCCTTCGACGGAGGCGCGGACGGCTTCTTCCACGGCGACCGCCGGGCGCTCTCGCGACTGACCGTCACGGCCGAGGGCATCCCGCTGGCGCCCGTCGGACACGGGCTGCGCGGGGCGGACCGGGCGGACTTCCGGTCGATCCTGCGGGGGCTCGGAGAGGTGACGGCCGACCCCGCGGTCGCCCTGCACCGCCGCCGGACCACGACGGCCGGAGGGCTGGAGGAGGTCCTCGACGTCACCAACGCGGGCACCCAGTCGGTCCGTTTCCGGCTGACGGTCACGGCCGGCACGGACCTCGCCACCATGGAGCAGGTCAAGTCGGGCCGCCCGGCCCGGGCGGCATCCGCGCAGGCCGCCGGCACCGGCGAACTGTCCTGGGCGAGCGACGGGTTCGCCGTACGCCTGGTCAGTGACCCCGCGCCCGACACGCTGGACGTGCCGACGGGCCGGCTGTCCTACGACATCGCCCTGGACCCCGGCGCCTCGTGGACGGTCACCCTGCGCTGCACCGCGGCCCACGCGGACGGCGACCAGTTCCCGGCGCCCCCCGCCGGCGCCCTGCCGTGGCGCACCCCCGTCCTGCGCAGCGCGGACCGGGGCCTCGACCGGTGGCTGGAGCAGTCGCTCGCCGACCTGGACCGTCTGCGCCTGACCGACCCGCGCTCGCCCGGGGACCGGCCGGACCAGTTCCTCGCCGCGGGCGCGCCCTGGTTCCTGACCCTCTTCGGCCGCGACTCGCTCTGGGCCGCCCGCATGCTGCTCCCGCTCGGCACCGAGCTCGCGGCCGGCACCCTGCGCACCCTCGCCCGCCGCCAGGGCGGAGTCACCGACCCGGCCTCCGAGGAGCAGCCGGGCAAGATCCTGCACGAAGTCCGGCGCGACACCTCGGCGTTCAGCGACACGTTCTCGCTCCCGCCGGTGTACTACGGCACGGTCGACGCCACCCCGCTGTGGATCTCCCTGCTCCACGACGCCTGGCGCTGGGGCCTGGCGTCGGAGCAGGTCGAGCGGATGCTGCCGCACGCCGAGTCGGCGCTGGCGTGGATGCGCGACCAGGGGGACGCCGGCGGCGACGGCTTCCTCAAGTACGTCGACCAGTCGGGCCGGGGCCTGGCCAACCAGGGCTGGAAGGACTCCGGCGACTCCATCCGGTACCGCGACGGCAGCCTCGCCCAACCGCCGATCGCGCTGTGCGAGGTGCAGGCGTACGCCTACGAGGCCGCACGCGGCGGAGCGGCGCTGCTGCGGTCCTTCGGCCGCCCGGGGGCCGACGAGTGGGAGGAGTGGGCGGACCGGCTCGCCACCCGCTTCCGCGAGCGCTTCTGGGTGGAAGACGAACGGGGCCCGTACCCGGCGGTCGCGCTGGACGGCGACGGCAGGCCGGCCGACTCGGTCACCTCGGGCTTCGGCCACCTTCTGGGCACGGGTCTGCTGAACGACGAGGAGAGCGCTCTCCTGGCCGCCCGGCTCTCCGGCGGCGACCTCGACTCGGGCCACGGTCTGCGCACGCTGAGCAGCGAGGCGGCGGGCTACAACCCGTACGGCTACCACATCGGTTCGATCTGGCCGCACGACACCGCGATCGCCGTGCACGGCCTGGTCAGGTCCGGCTTCCCGGACGCCGCGGCGTCGCTGGCGGACGGCCTGCTGACGGCGTCGGCGGCGTTCGAGGCCCGGCTGCCGGAACTCTTCGCGGGCCACGGCGCCGAGGCCGGCCCGCGTCCCGCGCCCTATCCGGCGTCCTGCCGGCCCCAGGCGTGGGCGGCGGCGTCCTCGGTCCTCGTCCTCCAGTCGGCTCTCGGCCTGAGCGCGGACATCCCGGCCGGCACTCTGACGGTCGCCCCGGGCTTCGCCCGCGCGTACGGACCGCTGACGGTCACCGGTCTCGAGGCCGGGGGGAAGCGGCTGGACATCGCGGTGAAGGGGGACGGATCGGTGGAGGTGTCGGCGCCGGAAGGGGTCACGGTGATCAACGGCTGA
- a CDS encoding LacI family DNA-binding transcriptional regulator, with product MPRSSNDPPARGGPVTLAMVARRAGVSPQTVSNAINSPDLLRSETLERVRRVIDEMGYRPSRAAQTLRTRSSRLIGYGIQPLPASSPVLDRFLHALSQAADEAGYRILLFACRPGTPTLDGYEELLDQHEVDGFVLSGTEHNDPRQAWLAKRGVPFVAFGRMWSRRQIGDWIDVDGASGTDAAVEHLIGLGHRRIAFLGWGRGSSGAGDDRAEGWQRAMKRHGLPTRGRRAQSVNDIDAARAAVKPLLDAGATAVVAASDMLALGCYQTLRERGDVPGRDVAVVGFDDSPTAGLLSPALTSIAQPLEEVGRECVRLLLARLAAPDAPPERILLPPSLVVRDSIRAAPVADGTATATAV from the coding sequence ATGCCCCGCTCCAGCAACGACCCGCCCGCCAGGGGCGGCCCGGTGACGCTCGCCATGGTCGCGCGCCGGGCCGGGGTCTCCCCGCAGACCGTGTCGAACGCGATCAACTCGCCGGACCTGCTGCGTTCCGAGACCCTGGAGCGGGTCCGCCGTGTGATCGACGAGATGGGCTACCGCCCCAGTCGCGCCGCGCAGACCCTGCGCACCCGCTCCAGCAGGCTGATCGGCTACGGCATCCAGCCCCTGCCGGCCAGCAGTCCCGTCCTCGACCGGTTCCTGCACGCCCTGTCGCAGGCCGCCGACGAGGCCGGTTACCGGATCCTGCTGTTCGCCTGCCGGCCCGGCACCCCGACGCTGGACGGCTACGAGGAACTGCTCGACCAGCACGAGGTCGACGGCTTCGTGCTCAGCGGCACCGAGCACAACGACCCGCGCCAGGCCTGGCTCGCCAAGCGCGGGGTGCCGTTCGTCGCCTTCGGCCGGATGTGGTCGCGACGGCAGATCGGCGACTGGATCGACGTCGACGGCGCCTCGGGCACGGACGCCGCCGTGGAGCACCTGATCGGTCTGGGGCATCGCAGGATCGCCTTCCTCGGCTGGGGGCGCGGCTCATCCGGCGCCGGTGACGACCGCGCCGAGGGCTGGCAGCGGGCCATGAAACGGCACGGGCTGCCGACGCGCGGGCGGCGCGCGCAGAGCGTGAACGACATCGACGCGGCCCGCGCCGCCGTGAAGCCGCTGCTCGACGCGGGGGCGACCGCGGTGGTCGCGGCCAGCGACATGCTGGCGCTCGGCTGCTACCAGACGCTGCGCGAACGCGGGGACGTCCCCGGTCGCGACGTCGCCGTGGTCGGCTTCGACGACTCGCCGACCGCCGGGCTCCTGTCGCCCGCGCTGACCTCCATCGCCCAGCCGCTGGAGGAGGTCGGCCGGGAGTGCGTACGGCTGCTGCTGGCGCGGTTGGCCGCGCCTGACGCCCCGCCCGAACGCATCCTGCTGCCGCCGTCCCTGGTCGTCCGGGACAGCATCCGGGCCGCCCCCGTCGCGGACGGGACCGCGACCGCGACCGCCGTCTGA
- a CDS encoding sugar ABC transporter substrate-binding protein translates to MSHRTAATALATCAALLVTAGCSSSFGGDKKTEQDTGSHQDLRVLIASSGDAETKAVKEAAAAYAKQSGNKVTVDVAKDMNQQLAQAFAGHKPPDAFYVNSDQFANYTRGGSLYAYGDQVKDADDFSEQLRASFTHDGKLVCLPKDTSTLALAVNTDLWTKAGLTEKDYPADWDQLKKVAGKLTGHGVTGLVTSGEYARLGVFMKEAGGWITNADQTKMTADSAQNVQALQYVQSLLKSGSVKYASQVDTNWGGEAFGKGKAAMTIEGNWLDGAMKADYPDVKYKVVPLPAGPAGQGTLAFSQCWGVAAESAHRSAAVDLVTYLNSSAQQLKNADAFGVMPSRTSALAEYAKQNPAAKAWVDGSAYAQGPVTLAGFDKVLGQFNTDLAGLATADPKKILADLQRNGERALTKGN, encoded by the coding sequence ATGTCCCACCGCACGGCTGCCACGGCCCTCGCCACCTGCGCGGCACTGCTCGTCACCGCGGGCTGCTCGTCGAGTTTCGGCGGCGACAAGAAGACCGAGCAGGACACCGGCTCCCACCAGGACCTGCGGGTGCTGATAGCCAGTTCCGGCGACGCCGAGACCAAGGCCGTCAAGGAGGCGGCCGCCGCGTACGCCAAGCAGTCCGGCAACAAGGTGACCGTCGACGTCGCGAAGGACATGAACCAGCAGCTCGCCCAGGCGTTCGCCGGGCACAAGCCGCCGGACGCCTTCTACGTCAACTCCGACCAGTTCGCGAACTACACCAGAGGCGGCTCCCTGTACGCCTACGGTGACCAGGTCAAGGACGCCGACGACTTCTCCGAACAGTTGCGCGCCTCCTTCACCCACGACGGCAAGCTGGTGTGCCTGCCCAAGGACACCTCCACGCTCGCCCTGGCGGTCAACACCGACCTGTGGACGAAGGCGGGGCTCACCGAGAAGGACTACCCGGCGGACTGGGACCAGCTGAAGAAGGTCGCGGGCAAGCTGACCGGGCACGGCGTGACCGGACTGGTCACCAGCGGCGAATACGCGCGGCTGGGCGTCTTCATGAAGGAGGCCGGCGGCTGGATCACCAACGCCGACCAGACGAAGATGACCGCCGACAGCGCGCAGAACGTGCAGGCGCTCCAGTACGTGCAGTCCCTGCTGAAGTCCGGTTCCGTGAAGTACGCCAGCCAGGTCGACACCAACTGGGGCGGCGAGGCCTTCGGCAAGGGCAAGGCCGCCATGACCATCGAGGGCAACTGGCTCGACGGCGCCATGAAGGCCGACTACCCCGACGTGAAGTACAAGGTGGTCCCGCTGCCCGCCGGTCCGGCCGGCCAGGGCACGCTCGCCTTCAGCCAGTGCTGGGGCGTGGCCGCCGAGAGCGCCCACCGGTCGGCGGCCGTGGACCTGGTGACGTACCTCAACTCCAGCGCACAGCAGCTGAAGAACGCCGACGCGTTCGGTGTGATGCCCTCGCGCACCAGCGCCCTGGCCGAGTACGCGAAGCAGAACCCCGCTGCCAAGGCGTGGGTCGACGGCAGCGCCTACGCGCAGGGCCCGGTGACGCTCGCCGGATTCGACAAGGTGCTCGGCCAGTTCAACACCGACCTCGCGGGGCTGGCCACCGCCGACCCGAAGAAGATCCTCGCCGACCTCCAGCGCAACGGCGAACGCGCGCTCACGAAGGGCAACTGA
- a CDS encoding YncE family protein, with amino-acid sequence MRRRSISAATALAVVFSSVALATGMAGPAAADSAKVLPVNSVGDMVVDGVHQRVYISDPTAGKIVVTDYSGTVKATLAGLPGVTGLALSADSGEVYAAVKNDNRIVSVETGTYTRTASYPVDAAPGDLEEVDGRIWFSYGGDFGSLDVSGPEPVVHLAQRGDNDSYPSTETLLAADPAVPGVLVAGSGSRLAVYDVSADDATLRAEGDMGSGVKQLDLTPDGSQVLTSWGSPDRGGYGLGAYSTANLTKLAGYPIDAYPNAVRVAPDGTIAGGSFSWYEPDVHIHRPGDPVPVREYDFPNTGNHSGADTLVDGALAWAPDSSRIFAVSVNSYGVHTLRALTDPTKELPTLKVSAPAKSERAKTLTVKGKLTSKSLPAAGAALKVTRTDVESPSGKALAAVKTKADGSFSFTDAPPAGGKVTYKVTYAGDAAHMPASASGAVDVSRKAAALTLNNKGKLYSYGKKVTFTAHLGTTYKNRTVSIYADPFGPDKPKKLLKTAKVNSKGNLSATVSMTRDTTVSAVFGGDARYAAKTVKSTAYARVKVSTAVSKQYKTGKIGSTTYYYFHKKTDPLFTTTMTYYPGRKQRFQLQVYYQGKWYDSGYEYFALGTAGKSAVSLGAPGESGIRARMRSSYINGSSGDNVNSTTHGAWKYFAFTK; translated from the coding sequence GTGCGCAGGCGTAGCATCTCGGCCGCGACGGCACTCGCGGTCGTGTTCAGCTCCGTGGCCCTGGCCACGGGCATGGCGGGTCCGGCGGCGGCCGACTCCGCGAAGGTCCTTCCGGTGAACTCGGTCGGCGACATGGTCGTGGACGGTGTCCACCAGCGGGTCTACATCTCCGACCCGACCGCCGGCAAGATCGTCGTCACCGACTACTCGGGCACCGTGAAGGCGACACTCGCCGGTCTCCCCGGCGTGACCGGCCTCGCGCTGTCCGCCGACTCCGGCGAGGTGTACGCCGCCGTGAAGAACGACAACCGGATCGTCTCGGTGGAGACGGGGACGTACACCCGGACCGCGAGCTACCCGGTCGACGCGGCGCCCGGCGACCTGGAGGAGGTGGACGGCCGGATCTGGTTCTCCTACGGCGGCGACTTCGGCTCGCTCGACGTCTCCGGCCCCGAACCCGTCGTCCACCTCGCCCAGCGCGGAGACAACGACTCCTACCCGAGCACCGAAACGCTGCTGGCCGCCGACCCGGCCGTCCCGGGCGTCCTGGTGGCGGGCAGCGGCTCCAGGCTCGCCGTGTACGACGTCTCCGCCGACGACGCCACCCTCCGCGCCGAGGGCGACATGGGCAGCGGCGTGAAGCAGCTGGACCTGACGCCCGACGGCAGTCAGGTACTCACCTCGTGGGGCTCGCCGGACCGGGGCGGCTACGGCCTCGGCGCCTATTCGACCGCCAACCTCACCAAGCTGGCGGGTTACCCCATCGACGCGTACCCGAACGCCGTGCGCGTCGCGCCCGACGGCACCATCGCGGGCGGCAGCTTCTCCTGGTACGAGCCCGACGTCCACATCCACCGGCCCGGTGACCCGGTGCCGGTGCGGGAGTACGACTTCCCCAACACCGGCAACCACAGCGGCGCCGACACCCTCGTGGACGGAGCGCTGGCCTGGGCGCCCGACTCGAGCCGGATCTTCGCCGTGTCCGTGAACTCCTACGGCGTCCACACCCTGCGCGCCCTGACCGACCCCACCAAGGAACTGCCCACCCTCAAGGTATCGGCCCCCGCCAAGTCGGAGCGCGCCAAGACGCTCACCGTCAAGGGCAAACTGACCTCGAAGAGCCTCCCCGCCGCCGGCGCCGCGCTGAAGGTGACCCGCACGGACGTCGAGTCGCCGAGCGGCAAGGCGCTGGCCGCCGTCAAGACCAAGGCGGACGGCAGCTTCTCCTTCACGGACGCCCCGCCCGCCGGCGGCAAGGTCACCTACAAGGTCACCTACGCGGGCGACGCCGCCCACATGCCCGCCTCTGCCTCGGGCGCGGTGGACGTCTCCCGCAAGGCGGCCGCGCTGACCCTGAACAACAAGGGCAAGCTGTACTCGTACGGTAAGAAGGTCACCTTCACGGCGCACCTCGGCACGACGTACAAGAACCGCACCGTCTCCATCTACGCGGACCCCTTCGGCCCCGACAAGCCGAAGAAGCTGCTGAAGACGGCCAAGGTCAACTCCAAGGGCAACCTGTCGGCGACCGTCAGCATGACCCGTGACACCACCGTCAGCGCCGTCTTCGGCGGCGACGCCCGCTACGCCGCCAAGACCGTCAAGTCGACCGCGTACGCCCGGGTGAAGGTCTCCACCGCCGTCTCCAAGCAGTACAAGACGGGCAAGATCGGCTCCACGACGTACTACTACTTCCACAAGAAGACCGATCCGCTGTTCACCACGACCATGACCTACTACCCGGGCCGCAAGCAGCGCTTCCAGCTCCAGGTGTACTACCAGGGCAAGTGGTACGACTCGGGCTACGAGTACTTCGCCCTCGGTACCGCGGGCAAGTCGGCCGTGAGCCTGGGGGCGCCGGGCGAGTCCGGCATCCGCGCCCGCATGCGCTCGTCGTACATCAACGGCTCCTCCGGCGACAACGTGAACTCCACGACCCACGGCGCCTGGAAGTACTTCGCCTTCACCAAGTGA
- a CDS encoding carbohydrate ABC transporter permease has translation MGRRSEGAWGWLFVSPAVLVLGLFLVLPTLMALWVSLLHWDGQSNPFSAQADFAGLDNYRALLTEDGLDRTLFATSLRNTVYYVLLTVPLQTFLALGLALVVNQRLLRARSALRTAFFFPSVTSSITVSTIFLFLFQGSGAVNTALSWIGLKGPNWFNDPRGVLSLLLGGLGVVDTGHPSGVLADHSFMGLSWFEWLSGPSVAMCTIILLAVWTTSGTFMLIFLAALQDVPRELEEAAAIEGVSRFQLLRYVTLPALRPVLFLVLTLGLIATWQVFDQVYVMSQGAPGNTTLTPAFLSYSTAFDDADFGQGAAIAFILLVLILTMTALQRLLLRERAARPRRNR, from the coding sequence GTGGGGCGCCGCTCGGAGGGCGCCTGGGGCTGGCTGTTCGTCAGCCCCGCGGTGCTCGTCCTCGGCCTGTTCCTGGTCCTGCCGACGCTGATGGCGCTGTGGGTGAGCCTGCTGCACTGGGACGGGCAGTCCAACCCGTTCAGCGCGCAGGCGGACTTCGCCGGCCTGGACAACTACCGGGCGCTGCTCACCGAGGACGGCCTCGACCGCACCCTGTTCGCGACCTCGCTGCGCAACACCGTGTACTACGTGCTGCTGACCGTGCCGCTCCAGACCTTCCTCGCGCTGGGTCTGGCGCTCGTCGTCAATCAGCGGCTGCTGCGTGCCCGGAGCGCCCTGCGCACCGCGTTCTTCTTCCCTTCCGTCACCAGCTCGATCACGGTGTCCACCATCTTCCTGTTCCTGTTCCAGGGCAGCGGTGCCGTCAACACGGCGCTGTCCTGGATCGGGCTGAAGGGCCCGAACTGGTTCAACGACCCGCGGGGAGTGCTGTCCCTGCTGCTCGGCGGCCTGGGCGTCGTCGACACCGGTCATCCCTCGGGCGTGCTGGCCGACCACTCCTTCATGGGGCTGTCCTGGTTCGAGTGGCTGTCCGGGCCGTCGGTCGCGATGTGCACGATCATCCTGCTCGCGGTGTGGACGACGTCCGGCACCTTCATGCTGATCTTCCTCGCGGCGCTCCAGGACGTGCCGCGCGAGCTGGAGGAGGCGGCCGCGATCGAAGGCGTGAGCCGCTTCCAGTTGCTGCGGTACGTGACGCTGCCCGCGCTGCGGCCGGTGCTGTTCCTCGTGCTCACCCTCGGTCTGATCGCCACCTGGCAGGTCTTCGACCAGGTGTACGTCATGAGCCAGGGTGCCCCCGGCAACACGACGCTCACGCCGGCCTTCCTGTCCTACTCGACCGCGTTCGACGACGCGGACTTCGGCCAGGGCGCGGCCATCGCCTTCATCCTGCTCGTACTGATCCTGACCATGACGGCCCTGCAGCGCCTTCTGCTGCGCGAGCGCGCCGCCCGTCCCCGGAGGAACCGATGA